One part of the Chroogloeocystis siderophila 5.2 s.c.1 genome encodes these proteins:
- the infB gene encoding translation initiation factor IF-2 has product MNNGKVRIYDLSKELNLDNKELLAICDQLNIAVKSHSSTISENEAERIRALAEKYVAERSSSRRESTVTHANQINKTKPRPNLPPKQQILEIRKPKTPPRLNQNQAESPVASNSQPQGSPVAPRPFASPAAPTKPMTPPPRPVRAASEEAKVEVEAPDSDNRDELTANFVEVQKPKEVPQKQLVEPPARPVAPTTPQLNLPERPILKRDQAQRNRPAASETRADSGSEKPARRPVGQKPEQLAAKAEPVPELQRPKVSRFNEPAVIANRPKLAGATSTEVDEEATQPATLLEIEDPEKLLKRPTPPRPQKGGKKWQEEEIDEGQDSGSKAGKAGAKTKRMKPIIDFDDEEDLDDADLDIEAPIKVSLSIARPPRQKAARPSGSGVTASPVGAVKSKKMAPAREQNRRREPEQKDERPEKIVITGTMTVQELAQALVVPDTEIVKILFLKGIAVNITQNLDIQTLTMVANELGVEVETAEPEAEARKVTEMLDVEDLENLQRRPPVVTIMGHVDHGKTTLLDSIRKTKVAQGEAGGITQHIGAYHVDVEHNGQMQQVVFLDTPGHEAFTAMRARGARVTDIAILVVAADDGVRPQTIEAISHAQAAEVPIIVAINKIDKEGAQPDRVKQELTQYGLTPEEWGGETIMVPVSAIKGENLDTLLEMILLVAEVEELSANPDRLARGTVIEAHLDKAKGPVATLLVQNGTLHVGDVLVAGSAFGKVRAMVDDRGRRVEIASPSFAVEVLGLSDVPAAGDEFAVFSQEKEARAIAEERANKQRQSRLMQGRATLTSASAQAQEGELKELNLILKADVQGSVEAIIGALKQLPQNEVQIRLLLAAPGEVTETDIDLAAASNAVIIGFNTTLASGARQAADEAGVDVREYNIIYKLLEDIEGALEGLLEPELVEESLGQAEVRAVFPVGRGAVAGCYVLSGKLIRNCKVRVRRGSKIVYEGSLDSLKRMKEDVREVNAGYECGIGVDRFNDWAEGDIIEAFQMVTKRRTLGGARN; this is encoded by the coding sequence ATGAATAACGGCAAAGTAAGGATATACGATTTGTCAAAAGAATTGAATTTGGATAACAAAGAGCTACTAGCAATTTGTGACCAGCTTAATATTGCAGTCAAGAGTCACAGCAGCACCATCAGTGAAAATGAAGCAGAGCGAATTCGCGCTTTAGCTGAAAAGTATGTCGCCGAGCGTTCGTCGTCGCGGCGAGAATCAACCGTTACACACGCAAATCAAATTAACAAAACTAAACCTAGACCTAACTTGCCACCGAAGCAACAGATCTTGGAAATTCGTAAACCAAAGACTCCTCCTCGGCTTAACCAAAACCAGGCAGAGTCTCCAGTTGCCTCAAATTCTCAGCCGCAGGGATCGCCCGTTGCTCCACGTCCTTTCGCATCACCAGCGGCACCTACTAAGCCGATGACCCCACCGCCACGCCCTGTACGTGCGGCATCGGAAGAAGCTAAAGTAGAAGTAGAAGCACCAGACAGCGACAATCGCGACGAGTTAACAGCAAACTTCGTAGAAGTTCAAAAACCCAAAGAAGTTCCCCAAAAACAACTCGTCGAACCGCCAGCCAGACCAGTCGCACCAACAACACCACAACTCAATTTACCTGAGCGACCGATCCTTAAACGCGATCAAGCTCAACGTAATAGACCAGCAGCGTCAGAGACAAGGGCAGATAGTGGTTCAGAAAAACCCGCACGTCGTCCTGTAGGACAAAAACCAGAGCAACTAGCTGCCAAAGCAGAACCAGTACCAGAACTGCAAAGACCTAAGGTATCACGGTTCAACGAACCAGCCGTGATCGCCAATCGTCCAAAACTTGCAGGAGCAACGAGTACAGAAGTCGATGAGGAAGCGACACAACCAGCGACGCTTTTAGAAATCGAAGATCCCGAAAAACTCCTCAAACGACCCACACCACCCCGACCTCAAAAAGGTGGGAAAAAGTGGCAAGAAGAAGAAATCGATGAAGGACAGGATTCAGGGTCTAAAGCGGGTAAAGCAGGAGCAAAAACTAAGCGCATGAAACCCATCATCGACTTTGATGATGAAGAAGACCTTGATGATGCCGACCTCGATATCGAAGCTCCAATTAAGGTGAGCCTGTCGATCGCCCGACCACCTAGACAGAAAGCGGCGCGTCCTAGTGGTTCAGGGGTGACAGCAAGTCCTGTGGGAGCGGTGAAAAGTAAAAAAATGGCTCCAGCGCGCGAACAAAATCGTCGCCGCGAACCTGAACAAAAAGATGAACGTCCAGAGAAAATCGTCATTACAGGCACAATGACCGTTCAGGAACTAGCACAAGCGCTGGTTGTGCCAGATACCGAGATCGTGAAAATCCTATTCCTTAAAGGTATTGCGGTTAATATCACGCAAAACTTGGACATTCAGACGCTGACTATGGTGGCGAACGAATTAGGCGTGGAAGTTGAAACCGCCGAACCCGAAGCCGAAGCCCGTAAAGTCACCGAAATGTTGGATGTAGAAGATCTGGAAAATCTCCAGCGTCGCCCACCAGTCGTAACGATCATGGGTCACGTAGACCACGGTAAGACGACATTACTTGACTCAATTCGTAAAACCAAAGTCGCGCAAGGAGAAGCAGGCGGCATTACCCAACATATTGGCGCGTACCACGTTGATGTGGAACACAACGGGCAAATGCAGCAAGTCGTATTCCTCGATACCCCTGGTCACGAAGCATTTACCGCAATGCGTGCCCGTGGAGCAAGGGTGACAGACATTGCCATTCTGGTCGTTGCTGCGGATGACGGCGTACGCCCACAAACAATTGAAGCGATCAGCCACGCACAAGCAGCAGAAGTTCCCATCATTGTTGCGATTAACAAGATTGACAAAGAGGGCGCACAACCCGATCGCGTCAAACAAGAACTGACACAATACGGGCTAACTCCAGAAGAATGGGGCGGCGAAACAATTATGGTGCCAGTCAGCGCGATCAAAGGAGAAAACCTAGATACACTCTTAGAGATGATTCTCCTTGTTGCCGAAGTTGAAGAACTCTCGGCAAACCCAGACCGTCTTGCTAGAGGTACAGTTATTGAAGCACATCTTGACAAAGCCAAAGGACCTGTTGCGACTTTGTTAGTCCAAAACGGAACCTTACATGTAGGCGATGTCTTAGTAGCTGGCTCGGCGTTTGGTAAAGTGCGGGCAATGGTAGATGATCGCGGACGCCGTGTCGAAATTGCTTCGCCTTCGTTTGCAGTAGAGGTCTTAGGTTTAAGCGATGTACCAGCAGCAGGCGACGAATTTGCCGTCTTCTCACAAGAGAAAGAAGCACGCGCGATCGCCGAGGAACGCGCCAACAAGCAACGGCAATCGCGCTTAATGCAAGGACGTGCTACCCTCACCAGCGCTTCCGCACAAGCACAAGAAGGCGAGTTGAAAGAACTCAATTTGATCCTCAAAGCCGACGTTCAAGGCTCAGTCGAGGCGATCATTGGTGCGCTTAAGCAACTTCCGCAAAACGAAGTACAAATCCGCTTGTTGTTAGCAGCGCCAGGCGAAGTTACCGAAACTGACATCGACTTGGCAGCGGCAAGTAACGCGGTAATCATTGGCTTCAACACAACGCTTGCTAGCGGCGCTCGACAAGCCGCTGATGAAGCCGGTGTAGACGTCCGCGAATACAATATCATCTACAAACTGCTAGAAGATATTGAAGGCGCGTTAGAAGGTCTATTAGAGCCAGAACTCGTTGAGGAATCCCTCGGTCAAGCCGAAGTACGCGCGGTCTTCCCTGTTGGGCGTGGCGCTGTTGCTGGTTGCTACGTTCTATCCGGTAAGCTGATTCGTAACTGCAAAGTGCGAGTACGGCGCGGTAGTAAGATTGTCTACGAAGGCTCGCTTGACTCGTTGAAACGGATGAAAGAAGATGTGCGCGAAGTTAATGCCGGATACGAGTGCGGTATCGGTGTCGATCGATTCAACGACTGGGCTGAAGGTGATATCATCGAAGCCTTCCAGATGGTAACGAAGCGCCGTACCTTAGGAGGCGCTAGAAATTAG
- a CDS encoding low-complexity tail membrane protein, whose product MSFRSEPLLWIHLSGLAVVPICLDVCLLGLAVGDPVLPIWSELALVANMGVVPVVWMQLQRPFYIFALLAITLKHEKLTTQQRQILSLINTRINKVLTVLAGVLLVTILWQLYQTAPVVTLTLFPREWRILGLLLAGCSFTFANLFFQIPVSVMRVLVTSDAEFATIKPYPQDKIAPDFTILGLQVNQLLPKLVDTHTEN is encoded by the coding sequence ATGTCTTTTCGGTCAGAACCCCTGTTGTGGATTCACCTTTCGGGGTTAGCCGTCGTCCCAATATGCTTAGATGTATGTTTATTAGGGTTGGCGGTAGGAGATCCTGTTTTACCTATCTGGTCAGAATTAGCGCTTGTCGCTAATATGGGAGTTGTCCCAGTCGTGTGGATGCAGTTGCAACGTCCGTTTTATATTTTTGCGCTTTTGGCGATCACACTCAAACACGAAAAATTAACGACGCAACAACGCCAAATTTTAAGTTTAATCAACACTCGCATCAACAAAGTACTAACTGTTTTAGCTGGAGTATTATTGGTTACAATACTGTGGCAGTTGTACCAAACTGCACCAGTTGTAACCTTGACTTTATTTCCGCGCGAATGGCGGATTTTGGGACTATTGCTAGCTGGCTGTAGTTTTACCTTCGCGAACTTATTTTTTCAAATTCCTGTAAGTGTGATGCGAGTGCTTGTTACCAGTGATGCAGAATTTGCCACGATAAAACCTTATCCTCAAGACAAGATAGCACCAGATTTTACAATTTTAGGTTTGCAGGTGAATCAACTTTTACCAAAGTTAGTAGACACTCACACAGAAAACTGA
- a CDS encoding alpha/beta hydrolase, translating into MRLRFLHLATALVASSVFLSSNGIFEMPVANAAERIVLRYRIFRQSLSVAELAQFAETGELSRSLRSNLARAGQDPATVRRYLTEPVRVNPVFLDRLLNSPVGNALLDEISQVIHTPSRRADRQALRAALVLSARDGQVSLIEVLQNYPTREVQVDGDRLEVAYRQLRRLSGNIQDILNRGARVRDLLNRVS; encoded by the coding sequence ATGCGTTTAAGATTTTTACATCTTGCTACTGCATTGGTAGCAAGTAGTGTTTTTTTGAGTAGTAATGGCATTTTTGAAATGCCTGTAGCTAACGCAGCTGAGCGCATAGTCTTAAGATATCGAATTTTTCGCCAATCGCTTTCGGTTGCTGAACTCGCTCAATTTGCGGAAACTGGAGAACTTTCGCGATCGCTACGTTCTAATCTTGCTAGAGCAGGACAAGATCCGGCAACTGTACGCCGTTATTTAACTGAACCGGTGAGAGTCAATCCTGTTTTCTTGGATCGCTTGTTAAATAGCCCTGTAGGCAATGCTTTACTCGACGAAATCAGCCAAGTCATCCATACACCTTCACGCCGCGCCGATAGACAAGCATTACGTGCTGCTTTAGTCCTTTCCGCCCGTGATGGACAAGTTTCACTGATTGAAGTGCTGCAAAACTATCCCACCAGGGAAGTACAAGTAGATGGCGATCGTTTAGAAGTTGCTTATCGTCAGTTGCGTCGCTTAAGCGGAAACATTCAAGATATCCTTAATCGTGGCGCACGCGTCCGAGACTTGCTCAATCGAGTCAGCTAA
- a CDS encoding DUF1565 domain-containing protein, producing the protein MTNHDSNNRKSNIFRVISSKGRAPQSLGAGLSALFLVATGTTLGNSAIASSKKLAQFVVPTTNDPTPTPTLTPSPSPTPSPTPTSLPSPLPTPSPLPSPSPTLSPTQTTPTTPSTNQVPATTTVIYVNPQTGTDSAGAGSTAAAPFKTITYALSQAQPGTAIQLAPGTYSSETGEVFPLTIKQGVTLRGDEASKGQSIVITGGGQYISPTFARQNVTVRAENNSAVSGVTITNPNTRGTALWIESANPIITNNTFIESNRDGVFVTGNANPKIEGNVFSKNGGNGISVARSAQGEIRNNTFQDTGFGLAIGGASSPLVAENQIKENQDGIYISESARPILRSNVIENNKRDGVVATINAQPDLGTAESAGNNIIRSNERYDVYNATRGNALLAVGNTIDAKRTSGKVNLVAPQFAFSDVQGLWAQPYIAALASREIIAGFPDGTFKPNEPVTRAQFAAIVSKAFTPTPQREAQDFNDVSRNFWGYQAIQTAYRGGFVAGYPGGAFQPQQQIPRVQVLVSLANGLNLRADNPNVLSTYADASQIPGYATDAVAAATQRQLVVNYPTPNQLNPNRPATRAEVAAFVYQALVNSGRAQAIASPYLVRVP; encoded by the coding sequence ATGACAAACCACGATTCAAATAATCGCAAATCAAATATTTTTAGAGTTATTTCTAGTAAAGGTCGTGCGCCACAATCCTTAGGTGCAGGATTGAGTGCTTTATTTTTGGTTGCTACAGGTACAACTTTAGGCAATAGCGCGATCGCCTCCTCTAAAAAGCTTGCCCAATTCGTTGTTCCCACAACCAACGATCCTACGCCCACACCAACTCTCACTCCATCACCATCACCAACACCTAGCCCGACTCCAACTTCATTACCTTCGCCTTTACCAACACCTAGCCCATTACCATCACCATCACCAACCTTATCTCCAACTCAAACTACTCCGACGACTCCAAGTACAAATCAAGTTCCTGCAACGACAACAGTTATTTACGTTAATCCCCAAACAGGAACCGATAGTGCTGGTGCGGGAAGTACCGCCGCTGCTCCTTTCAAAACTATTACCTACGCACTTAGCCAAGCACAACCAGGTACAGCGATTCAGTTAGCTCCTGGGACTTATAGCAGTGAAACAGGAGAAGTTTTTCCACTTACCATTAAACAAGGTGTGACATTACGCGGCGATGAAGCTAGCAAAGGACAATCGATTGTCATTACAGGTGGTGGACAATACATCAGTCCTACGTTCGCGCGGCAAAATGTTACAGTACGCGCTGAAAATAATAGCGCGGTTAGCGGGGTGACGATTACCAACCCAAATACACGTGGAACCGCACTGTGGATTGAATCTGCAAATCCTATCATTACGAACAATACATTTATCGAAAGTAACCGTGACGGTGTTTTTGTAACTGGCAATGCTAATCCTAAAATTGAGGGTAATGTCTTTAGCAAAAACGGCGGTAATGGCATTTCAGTAGCACGTTCTGCCCAAGGTGAAATTCGCAACAATACGTTCCAAGATACAGGCTTTGGGTTGGCGATCGGTGGTGCTTCCTCACCGCTGGTTGCAGAAAACCAAATCAAAGAAAACCAAGACGGGATTTACATTTCTGAATCGGCACGTCCTATTTTACGTAGTAACGTGATCGAGAACAATAAACGCGATGGTGTTGTCGCAACAATCAATGCCCAACCGGATCTCGGTACAGCAGAAAGTGCAGGAAATAACATTATCCGTAGTAACGAGCGCTACGATGTTTACAATGCAACTCGTGGCAATGCTTTACTTGCTGTCGGTAATACGATTGACGCTAAGCGTACCTCAGGTAAAGTCAATCTTGTCGCACCACAATTTGCTTTTAGTGATGTCCAAGGATTGTGGGCGCAACCGTACATTGCTGCTTTGGCATCGCGCGAGATTATCGCTGGATTTCCTGATGGCACGTTTAAGCCTAATGAACCAGTGACGCGCGCGCAATTCGCAGCTATTGTCAGCAAAGCGTTTACCCCAACACCGCAACGTGAGGCACAAGATTTTAACGACGTCAGCCGCAATTTCTGGGGATATCAAGCAATTCAAACTGCTTATCGCGGTGGCTTTGTTGCGGGTTATCCTGGTGGTGCGTTTCAACCGCAGCAGCAAATTCCCCGCGTTCAAGTATTAGTTTCTTTAGCAAATGGCTTGAATTTGCGTGCTGATAATCCAAATGTTCTTTCTACTTATGCTGATGCTTCGCAAATTCCAGGTTATGCTACCGATGCAGTTGCTGCTGCAACTCAAAGGCAACTTGTTGTCAACTACCCAACGCCAAATCAACTAAATCCTAATCGCCCTGCTACGCGTGCTGAAGTCGCGGCGTTTGTTTATCAAGCCCTCGTCAATTCTGGACGCGCCCAAGCGATCGCCTCCCCATATTTAGTAAGAGTCCCTTAA
- a CDS encoding DUF3493 domain-containing protein yields the protein MVKPTSKNRSNKRFTPEQYARLKAEAAAPYRGLRKFIYISFGASGFIGALVFLAQLAAGRDVETALPNFALQLGVIALMVFLFRWDRESL from the coding sequence ATGGTAAAACCAACTTCCAAAAATCGCAGCAATAAACGTTTTACACCTGAGCAATACGCGCGTTTAAAAGCTGAGGCTGCGGCTCCTTATCGAGGTTTGCGCAAATTTATTTATATTAGTTTTGGTGCCTCTGGTTTTATCGGAGCATTAGTTTTTCTCGCCCAACTAGCAGCTGGACGTGATGTAGAGACAGCTTTACCTAATTTCGCACTTCAACTTGGAGTAATAGCCTTGATGGTCTTTCTGTTTCGCTGGGATCGCGAATCGCTTTGA
- a CDS encoding YegS/Rv2252/BmrU family lipid kinase, giving the protein MSRTDACLIFNPVAGQSDPEQDLAQIREILEAEINLDIRFTSEEKGADEIAKEAIAQGATKIIASGGDGTLSTAAAALVGTDIPLGIISRGTANAFAAALELPNTIEAACQTILGGATRVVDAARCNNLPMVLLAGVGFEAETVKRADREAKNRFGMLAYVMAGLQELREMESFEAEIETEDKIITVTAVAVTVANAAPPTSILAQGPAGVVFDDGLLDVTVIAPVSRAGAIAASYHLLQTALNENAVQREDIGYLRAKRVIIRTNPSQRVVLDGELIGDTPIDVECVPGGLTIFVPQESAPASPIEKLEGLPGLKVESKSTSGFEE; this is encoded by the coding sequence ATGAGCCGAACTGATGCTTGTTTGATCTTTAATCCGGTTGCAGGTCAAAGCGATCCTGAGCAAGATTTAGCTCAAATTCGCGAAATCCTAGAAGCGGAAATTAATCTAGATATTCGGTTTACTAGTGAGGAAAAGGGTGCAGACGAGATAGCTAAAGAGGCGATCGCTCAAGGTGCAACGAAAATCATTGCTTCTGGTGGTGATGGCACGCTATCTACAGCGGCGGCGGCATTAGTCGGTACAGACATTCCTCTAGGTATCATTTCTCGCGGTACAGCCAACGCTTTTGCGGCTGCTTTAGAGCTACCCAACACAATTGAAGCAGCTTGTCAAACAATTTTGGGCGGTGCAACACGTGTTGTCGATGCGGCACGATGTAATAATTTACCAATGGTTTTGTTAGCAGGAGTAGGTTTTGAAGCTGAAACTGTCAAACGCGCCGATCGCGAAGCCAAAAATCGCTTTGGGATGTTGGCTTATGTGATGGCGGGACTTCAAGAATTACGCGAAATGGAGAGTTTTGAAGCCGAAATAGAAACTGAAGATAAAATTATTACAGTAACTGCGGTGGCGGTAACAGTTGCGAATGCTGCTCCCCCAACTTCAATTTTGGCACAAGGACCTGCCGGAGTTGTATTTGACGACGGGCTACTCGATGTGACAGTGATTGCACCCGTATCGCGTGCAGGTGCGATCGCGGCTTCTTATCACTTACTTCAAACCGCGTTGAACGAAAATGCGGTACAGCGCGAGGATATCGGTTATCTCCGTGCCAAACGGGTTATTATCCGCACAAATCCATCCCAAAGAGTCGTGTTAGATGGCGAACTGATCGGTGACACTCCAATTGATGTTGAGTGTGTACCAGGAGGATTAACCATTTTTGTTCCACAAGAATCCGCTCCAGCCTCTCCTATAGAAAAACTTGAAGGACTACCAGGCTTAAAAGTCGAGTCTAAATCTACTTCTGGGTTTGAAGAATAA